In one Brassica oleracea var. oleracea cultivar TO1000 chromosome C9, BOL, whole genome shotgun sequence genomic region, the following are encoded:
- the LOC106317373 gene encoding uncharacterized protein LOC106317373 isoform X1, with protein sequence MDTLQRVSGTAVVQKDMRECINDIEKAGFGPRAVARDRMFKAKSKKIGQLLNDSRDSLIRSLHETVEADRKKKDADIEMKTALLNSAGSARQVMSRFQMINSMLNVLFFMFSRFLCLALY encoded by the exons ATGGATACG TTGCAGAGGGTATCTGGTACTGCAGTTGTTCAGAAAGACATGAGGGAATGCATTAATGATATCGAGAAGGCTGGCTTTGGACCCAGGGCCGTTGCTAGAGATCGGATGTTTAAGGCCAAGAGCAAGAAGATCGGCCAGTTGTTGAATGACTCGCGAGATTCTCTGATCCGTTCGTTACATGAAACGGTGGAAGCTGATAGAAAGAAAAAG GATGCTGATATTGAAATGAAAACAGCTCTTCTAAATTCAGCCGGCTCGGCAAGACAAGTCATGAGCCGGTTCCAGATGATAAATAGTATGCTCAATGTTTTATTTTTTATGTTTAGCCGCTTTTTATGTTTAGCTCTCTACTAA
- the LOC106317373 gene encoding uncharacterized protein LOC106317373 isoform X2, giving the protein MDTRVSGTAVVQKDMRECINDIEKAGFGPRAVARDRMFKAKSKKIGQLLNDSRDSLIRSLHETVEADRKKKDADIEMKTALLNSAGSARQVMSRFQMINSMLNVLFFMFSRFLCLALY; this is encoded by the exons ATGGATACG AGGGTATCTGGTACTGCAGTTGTTCAGAAAGACATGAGGGAATGCATTAATGATATCGAGAAGGCTGGCTTTGGACCCAGGGCCGTTGCTAGAGATCGGATGTTTAAGGCCAAGAGCAAGAAGATCGGCCAGTTGTTGAATGACTCGCGAGATTCTCTGATCCGTTCGTTACATGAAACGGTGGAAGCTGATAGAAAGAAAAAG GATGCTGATATTGAAATGAAAACAGCTCTTCTAAATTCAGCCGGCTCGGCAAGACAAGTCATGAGCCGGTTCCAGATGATAAATAGTATGCTCAATGTTTTATTTTTTATGTTTAGCCGCTTTTTATGTTTAGCTCTCTACTAA
- the LOC106316373 gene encoding cyclin-B2-1-like, which translates to MVTSRENNIVVEPTTTSILQDEATSRKFGQEMKREKRRVLGVINQNVVGARGVVNKRGNLSKSRVEEPLYHQDQEEAKKLKPSSVPSANDFGDCIFIDDYEEATLDHPMLMPLEKPYTEADPMEEVEMEDVTVEEPILDIDLSDAKNSLAAVEYVQDLYSFYRTMERFSCVPADYMMQQMDLNEKMRAILIDWLIEVHDKFDLMKETLFLTVNLIDRFLSKKSVMRKKLQLVGLVALLLACKYEEVSVPVVEDLVLISDKAYARNDVLDMEKTMLSTLQFNVSLPTQYPFLKRFLKAAQADKKCEMLASFLIELALVEYEMLRFQPSLLAATAVYTAQCTVDGYRQWSSTCEFHSHYSEDQLMECCRKMVSLHQKAATGKLTGVYRKYNTSKFGYIAKCEAAHFLLSA; encoded by the exons ATGGTTACATCCCGTGAGAACAACATCGTTGTTGAACCCACTACAACGTCGATTCTCCAAG ATGAAGCGACAAGTAGAAAGTTCGGACAAGAGATGAAGAGAGAGAAGAGAAGAGTTTTGGGTGTGATTAATCAGAATGTGGTTGGTGCAAGAGGTGTTGTCAACAAGAGAGGCAACTTATCTAA ATCTAGAGTTGAAGAGCCCTTGTATCATCAGGATCAGGAGGAGGCGAAGAAGCTGAAGCCATCATCAGTTCCAAGTGCAAACGATTTCGGTGACTGTATATTCATTGATGATTATGAAGAAGCTACATTGGACCATCCAATGCTAATGCCTCTGGAGAAGCCATACACTGAAGCTGATCCAATG GAGGAAGTTGAGATGGAGGATGTAACAGTGGAAGAACCAATCTTGGATATAGATTTATCTGATGCCAAGAACTCGCTTGCGGCTGTTGAGTATGTCCAAGATCTGTACTCATTCTACCGCACAATGGAG AGGTTTAGCTGTGTTCCAGCAGATTATATGATGCAACAAATGGACTTAAACGAGAAGATGAGAGCAATACTAATCGACTGGTTAATCGAG GTGCATGACAAGTTTGATCTGATGAAGGAGACATTGTTCCTGACGGTGAATCTGATAGATAGATTCTTGTCCAAGAAATCTGTTATGAGAAAGAAGCTTCAGCTTGTAGGGTTAGTGGCCTTGCTCTTGGCCTGCAAGTACGAAGAGGTTTCGGTTCCTGTTGTTGAAGATTTGGTACTTATTTCAGACAAGGCTTATGCGAGGAACGATGTTCTAGACATG GAGAAAACAATGTTGAGCACTTTGCAATTTAATGTCTCGTTGCCTACGCAATACCCGTTCTTGAAAAGATTCCTTAAGGCAGCTCAAGCAGACAAGAAG TGTGAGATGTTGGCATCGTTTTTGATCGAGCTTGCTCTTGTGGAGTACGAGATGCTTCGGTTTCAACCATCATTACTAGCTGCAACAGCTGTGTACACTGCTCAATGTACAGTTGATGGTTACAGGCAATGGAGCAGTACATGTGAATTCCACTCTCATTACTCTGAAGATCAACTCAT GGAGTGTTGTAGGAAGATGGTGAGTCTTCATCAGAAGGCAGCTACGGGGAAATTGACAGGAGTATATAGGAAGTACAACACATCAAAATTTGGGTACATAGCAAAGTGTGAAGCTGCACACTTTCTGCTGTCTGCCTGA
- the LOC106313270 gene encoding phosphoserine aminotransferase 2, chloroplastic translates to MSASTNSLLLGNQTQIPSLKPNPKPISQSFLHLTKPSTLTLPSTRTKPLSIRCAASTTERVINFAAGPAALPENVLLTAQSELYNWRGSGMSVMEMSHRGKEFLSIIQKAESDLRHLLEIPPDYSVLFLQGGATTQFAALPLNLCNPEDPVDYVVTGSWGDKAFKEAQKYCNPKVVWSGKAEKYTKVPSFDGFEQTPHAKYLHICANETIHGVEFKDYPVPKNPNGVLIADMSSNFCSKPVDVSKFGVIYAGAQKNVGPSGVTIVIIRKDLIGNARDVTPVMLDYKIHDENSSLYNTPPCFGIYMCGLVFDDLLAQGGLKEVEKKNQRKAKILYDAIDESRGFFRCPVEKSVRSLMNVPFTLEKSELEAEFIKEAAKEKMVQLKGHRSVGGMRASIYNAMPLAGVEKLVTFMKEFQARHA, encoded by the coding sequence ATGTCGGCGTCAACAAACTCCCTCCTCCTCGGAAACCAAACCCAGATCCCTTCCCTCAAACCCAACCCCAAACCCATCTCCCAATCCTTCCTCCACCTCACCAAACCTTCCACCCTCACCCTCCCCTCCACAAGAACCAAACCCCTCTCCATCAGATGCGCCGCTTCCACCACCGAGCGAGTCATCAACTTCGCCGCGGGCCCCGCCGCTCTACCCGAGAACGTCCTCCTCACAGCCCAATCCGAGCTCTACAACTGGCGCGGATCCGGCATGAGCGTCATGGAGATGAGCCACCGCGGCAAAGAGTTCCTCTCCATCATCCAAAAAGCCGAATCCGATCTCCGCCACCTCCTCGAGATCCCTCCCGACTACTCCGTCCTCTTCCTCCAGGGCGGCGCCACCACCCAGTTCGCCGCCCTCCCTCTCAACCTCTGCAACCCCGAGGATCCCGTCGATTACGTCGTCACCGGGTCTTGGGGAGACAAGGCCTTCAAGGAGGCGCAGAAGTATTGCAACCCTAAGGTTGTCTGGTCCGGTAAGGCCGAGAAGTACACTAAAGTCCCGTCCTTTGACGGGTTTGAGCAGACCCCGCACGCCAAGTATTTGCATATATGCGCCAACGAGACTATCCATGGAGTTGAGTTTAAAGACTACCCTGTTCCCAAGAACCCCAACGGTGTTTTAATCGCTGACATGTCTTCGAATTTCTGTTCGAAGCCCGTTGATGTGTCCAAGTTCGGCGTGATCTACGCCGGCGCGCAGAAGAACGTTGGTCCTTCAGGCGTCACCATTGTCATAATCAGAAAAGATTTGATCGGGAACGCTAGGGACGTCACTCCCGTGATGCTTGATTACAAGATCCACGACGAGAACAGTTCCTTGTACAACACGCCTCCGTGTTTCGGGATTTACATGTGCGGTCTCGTGTTTGATGATCTGTTGGCGCAGGGCGGGTTGAAGGAAGTGGAGAAGAAGAATCAGAGGAAGGCTAAGATTCTGTACGACGCCATTGATGAGAGCAGAGGGTTTTTCAGGTGTCCGGTTGAGAAGTCTGTGAGGTCTTTGATGAATGTTCCTTTCACGTTGGAGAAGTCGGAGCTGGAGGCGGAGTTTATCAAGGAAGCTGCTAAGGAGAAGATGGTGCAGCTTAAGGGGCATAGATCGGTGGGAGGTATGAGGGCTTCTATTTACAATGCAATGCCTTTGGCTGGAGTTGAGAAGCTCGTTACTTTCATGAAAGAGTTCCAGGCAAGGCATGCTTGA
- the LOC106317126 gene encoding RPM1-interacting protein 4-like, with amino-acid sequence MASNDAGRPLPKFGDWDVNDPATADGYTVIFSKAGEDKKTGRSSTKTNSQRKQDGDKPAVKKWLCFTFS; translated from the coding sequence ATGGCATCAAACGACGCTGGAAGGCCGTTACCAAAATTTGGGGATTGGGATGTGAATGATCCGGCGACAGCGGATGGATACACGGTGATATTCAGCAAAGCCGGTGAAGATAAGAAGACAGGAAGGAGTTCGACGAAGACTAATTCTCAGAGGAAACAAGACGGTGATAAACCAGCGGTCAAGAAATGGCTCTGTTTCACCTTTTCTTGA
- the LOC106313463 gene encoding pentatricopeptide repeat-containing protein At2g17670 produces the protein MGKIPSSFRSLTSTQLIKKPTASPPPRNSQNRITGTHDSPKPPQTTPSRNPFKSPNLSSAKSLFNSIAATSKIPLDTKFHNSVLQSYASIATVDDAVKLFHHILKSQPSFSPEPSTFNILLSHACKSPDSPLSNVHRVLNLMVNSGVEPNNVTTDIAARSLCESDRVSDAKDLVMELSEKHSPPDMFTYNYLLKQLCKFESLNAVYEFRDKMKKSFNVKPDLVSYTILIDHVCNSKNLREAMKLVSDLGADGFKPDCFVYNTIMKGFCTLSKGSEAVGVFKKMKEDGVEPDRITYNTLIFGLSKSGRVEEARKYLQTMDEAGYEPDAVAYTALMNGMCRKGASLGALSLLEEMEAKGCAPNDVTYNTLLYGLCKGRLMDKGIEFYEMMKSKGLKLESYAYATLVRALVRSGKVAEAYEVFDYAVGSKSLSDASAYATLETSLKWVKKAKEQGLAD, from the coding sequence ATGGGGAAGATCCCGTCGTCGTTTCGCTCTCTAACGTCGACGCAACTGATCAAGAAACCCACCGCATCTCCTCCCCCGCGAAACTCCCAAAACAGAATCACCGGGACTCACGACTCCCCGAAACCTCCCCAGACCACTCCCTCGAGAAACCCTTTCAAATCCCCAAACCTCTCCTCCGCCAAGTCCCTCTTCAACTCAATCGCCGCCACCTCGAAAATCCCCCTCGACACCAAGTTCCACAACTCCGTCCTCCAATCCTACGCCTCCATCGCCACCGTCGACGACGCTGTCAAGCTCTTCCACCACATCCTCAAATCCCAGCCCAGTTTCTCCCCGGAGCCGTCCACCTTCAACATCCTCCTCTCCCACGCCTGCAAATCCCCCGATTCGCCTCTCTCGAACGTCCACCGAGTCCTCAACCTCATGGTGAACAGCGGCGTCGAGCCTAACAACGTCACCACCGACATCGCGGCCCGGTCCCTCTGCGAATCGGATCGGGTCAGCGACGCTAAAGATCTGGTGATGGAGCTCTCCGAGAAGCACTCCCCTCCGGATATGTTCACTTATAACTACCTTCTCAAGCAGCTCTGCAAGTTCGAATCGTTAAACGCTGTTTACGAGTTTAGGGATAAGATGAAGAAGTCGTTTAACGTGAAGCCGGATCTTGTTAGCTACACTATCTTGATCGATCATGTGTGTAACTCCAAGAATCTAAGGGAAGCGATGAAGCTAGTTAGCGATCTTGGTGCTGATGGTTTTAAGCCGGATTGCTTTGTGTATAATACTATTATGAAAGGGTTTTGCACGTTGAGCAAAGGGAGCGAGGCGGTTGGTGTTTTCAAGAAGATGAAGGAGGACGGTGTTGAGCCTGATCGTATCACTTACAATACTTTGATATTTGGGTTGTCGAAGTCAGGGAGGGTTGAGGAGGCGAGGAAGTATCTGCAGACTATGGATGAAGCAGGATACGAGCCTGATGCTGTAGCTTACACGGCGCTGATGAATGGGATGTGTAGGAAAGGAGCGAGTTTGGGTGCGTTGAGTTTGTTAGAAGAGATGGAAGCGAAAGGGTGTGCTCCTAACGATGTCACTTATAATACTTTGCTTTATGGGTTGTGCAAGGGGAGGTTGATGGACAAAGGGATTGAGTTTTATGAGATGATGAAATCAAAGGGTTTGAAGCTTGAGAGTTACGCTTACGCCACGCTTGTGAGGGCGCTGGTTAGAAGTGGGAAGGTCGCGGAGGCGTATGAAGTTTTTGATTATGCAGTTGGTAGCAAAAGTTTGAGTGATGCTTCTGCGTACGCTACGCTTGAAACTTCCTTGAAATGGGTGAAGAAGGCGAAAGAACAAGGATTGGCTGACTGA